Proteins co-encoded in one Luteolibacter rhizosphaerae genomic window:
- a CDS encoding sigma-54-dependent transcriptional regulator, with protein sequence MPRYPDDTPNLLIVDDDETIQRLLVIAAKDNGWRPLAASSGKEALGAASDATEAVVLDHGLPDMDGLATLIQLRERHPDLPVIMLTGLNDAETAVKALRAGAADYLTKPFELKRLFDLLRELRREKKEVAEVPAPAPSSKVPRGPMRSSSPKVRELLRRMEKAAALDSTILLTGESGTGKTYFAREIHRMSRRSGEEFITVSCPALPRELLESELFGHERGAFTGATASRAGRFEVASKGTLFLDEIGDLPPELQPKLLNVLQDREFFRVGGNKLLKTDTRVIAATNVDLRSRVQLGTFREDLYYRLNIIELNIPPLRERKEDIPGLAAGILARIAARRSSPGWKLSSEAQKSLIAFDWPGNVRQLENVLERATAFTDEPTLHERDLAPLLESHREAPAPGMGRPMTLQELERDAFIQTYHLSGGNKAKTARALGISERSVYNLLERHGLK encoded by the coding sequence ATGCCTCGCTACCCGGATGATACCCCGAATCTTCTCATCGTGGATGACGATGAGACGATTCAGCGACTGCTCGTCATCGCCGCCAAGGACAATGGCTGGCGGCCGCTCGCCGCGAGTTCGGGGAAAGAGGCTCTCGGGGCGGCGAGCGATGCCACCGAGGCGGTAGTGCTCGACCATGGTCTTCCAGACATGGACGGGCTCGCGACATTGATTCAGCTGCGCGAGCGTCACCCCGATCTCCCGGTGATCATGTTGACCGGGCTGAACGACGCGGAAACCGCGGTGAAGGCCCTTCGTGCGGGGGCCGCCGATTATCTTACCAAGCCTTTCGAACTGAAGCGCCTCTTCGACCTGCTGCGGGAGCTGAGGCGGGAGAAGAAGGAGGTGGCCGAGGTCCCTGCACCTGCGCCTTCTTCCAAGGTTCCGCGTGGTCCCATGCGCAGCTCCAGCCCGAAGGTTCGTGAGTTGCTCCGCCGCATGGAGAAGGCCGCGGCACTGGACAGCACGATCCTGCTGACAGGGGAAAGCGGCACCGGGAAGACCTACTTCGCCCGGGAGATCCATCGCATGAGCCGCCGCAGCGGGGAGGAATTCATCACGGTGAGTTGCCCGGCCCTGCCGCGCGAACTTCTGGAGTCGGAACTCTTCGGACACGAACGCGGCGCATTCACCGGAGCCACGGCTTCGCGGGCAGGTCGCTTCGAGGTGGCTTCAAAAGGCACCCTCTTCCTGGACGAGATCGGGGATCTGCCGCCGGAGCTCCAGCCGAAGCTTCTCAATGTCCTTCAGGACCGGGAGTTCTTCCGCGTGGGTGGGAACAAGCTGCTCAAGACCGATACGCGGGTCATCGCGGCCACGAATGTCGATCTGCGTTCCCGCGTCCAGCTTGGCACCTTCCGGGAGGACCTTTACTACCGCCTGAACATCATCGAGCTGAACATTCCTCCGCTGCGCGAACGCAAGGAGGACATCCCCGGTCTCGCTGCCGGGATACTCGCGCGCATTGCCGCGCGTCGGAGCTCCCCGGGCTGGAAGTTGTCAAGCGAGGCCCAGAAATCCCTCATCGCCTTCGATTGGCCGGGCAATGTCCGCCAGCTTGAGAATGTTCTGGAGCGGGCCACCGCGTTCACCGATGAGCCCACCCTTCACGAGCGGGACCTCGCGCCTCTCTTGGAGTCGCATCGCGAAGCGCCGGCCCCGGGCATGGGACGGCCGATGACGCTTCAGGAACTCGAGCGCGACGCCTTCATCCAGACCTACCACCTCAGCGGTGGTAACAAGGCGAAAACAGCGCGAGCGCTCGGGATCTCCGAGCGCTCGGTTTACAATCTTCTGGAACGTCACGGCCTCAAGTGA
- a CDS encoding sugar kinase, whose translation MALTLRTAASCEFDIISLGEIMLRLDPGDGRVRTTRQFQAWEGGGEYNVARGLRRCFGKRAAVVTAFAENDVGRLIEDFILQGGVDTRFIQWKPFDGIGRQIRNGLNFTERGFGIRGAKGTPDRGLTAASQMKPGDVDWDEVFGKYGARWFHTGGIFAALSETTAALTIEACKKAKEYGTIVAYDLNYRPSLWKSIGGQAKAQEVNREIAKYVDVMIGNEEDFTASLGFEVAGVSEHITGLEVDSFKSMIEQAVKTFPNFQVVATTLRDVHSATINDWGAICWHAGEFHEATHRPKLEIYDRVGGGDSFASGLAYGFMEFNDAKLAVEYGAAHGALAMTTPGDTTMATADEVKKLVGGGSARVDR comes from the coding sequence ATGGCCTTAACTCTCCGAACCGCCGCTTCTTGCGAATTTGATATCATTTCACTGGGTGAAATCATGCTCCGCCTCGATCCCGGGGATGGCCGGGTCCGTACCACCCGCCAGTTCCAGGCGTGGGAAGGCGGTGGCGAGTACAACGTGGCCCGAGGCCTGCGCCGCTGCTTCGGCAAGCGCGCCGCCGTGGTCACCGCCTTCGCGGAAAACGACGTCGGTCGCCTGATCGAGGACTTCATCCTGCAAGGCGGGGTGGACACCCGCTTCATCCAGTGGAAGCCCTTCGACGGGATCGGCCGCCAGATCCGCAACGGCTTGAATTTCACCGAGCGGGGCTTCGGCATCCGCGGGGCAAAGGGCACGCCCGACCGCGGCCTCACCGCCGCCAGCCAGATGAAGCCGGGCGACGTGGACTGGGACGAGGTCTTCGGCAAGTATGGCGCACGCTGGTTCCACACCGGCGGGATCTTCGCCGCCCTCTCCGAGACCACCGCGGCCCTCACGATCGAAGCCTGCAAGAAAGCGAAGGAATACGGCACCATCGTGGCCTACGACCTCAACTACCGTCCGAGCCTGTGGAAGTCGATTGGCGGCCAAGCGAAGGCGCAGGAAGTGAACCGCGAGATCGCCAAGTATGTCGATGTGATGATAGGCAACGAGGAAGACTTCACCGCCAGCCTCGGCTTCGAGGTTGCCGGCGTGAGCGAGCACATCACCGGCTTGGAGGTGGACAGCTTCAAGTCCATGATTGAGCAGGCCGTGAAGACCTTCCCGAACTTCCAAGTGGTGGCCACCACCCTGCGCGACGTGCACAGCGCGACGATCAACGATTGGGGTGCCATCTGCTGGCATGCCGGCGAATTCCACGAAGCAACCCACCGCCCGAAGCTGGAAATCTACGACCGCGTCGGCGGCGGCGATTCCTTCGCCAGCGGCCTCGCTTACGGCTTCATGGAATTCAACGACGCCAAGCTGGCGGTCGAGTATGGTGCGGCTCACGGCGCACTGGCCATGACCACTCCCGGCGATACCACCATGGCCACGGCGGACGAGGTCAAGAAGCTCGTCGGCGGCGGGTCGGCGCGTGTCGACCGCTAA
- a CDS encoding phosphoglycerate dehydrogenase, which yields MTTRVLLTTCSFQDTPGPHHSQLESQGFEIVRERGPLSETRMLELAGEFDAFLCGDDAITRAVIEKSLPRLRVISKYGIGLDKIDIPATEEFGIPVLFTPGVNHTTVAEHTFCLLLAMQKNLVETVNATRQGKWLRITGHELWRKRIGLVGMGRIGQEMARRAHGFDMEIHGFGNFWPEDVAARYGVIRHDSVESLFAAVDIISPHTKLTKDTHHLINRERLALMPKGSYVVNTGRGELADSAAILEALESGQLEGYGTDVMEEEPPPPDHPLLSHPKVIVTAHIGSRTFESVPRQAKKSLDNLLNFLSGSGPIACANGVIPSDE from the coding sequence ATGACCACCCGCGTTCTTCTCACGACCTGTAGTTTCCAAGACACACCCGGCCCGCATCACTCTCAACTTGAAAGCCAAGGGTTCGAAATTGTCCGCGAGCGAGGCCCGCTTTCGGAGACCCGCATGCTTGAACTGGCGGGCGAGTTCGATGCCTTTCTCTGCGGCGACGACGCCATTACTCGGGCCGTGATCGAGAAGAGCCTGCCCCGCCTGCGCGTGATCTCGAAATACGGGATCGGGCTGGATAAGATCGATATCCCCGCCACCGAAGAATTCGGTATTCCGGTGCTTTTCACCCCGGGCGTGAATCACACCACGGTGGCGGAACACACCTTCTGCCTGCTCTTGGCGATGCAGAAGAACCTCGTCGAAACCGTCAACGCGACCCGCCAGGGCAAGTGGTTGCGCATCACCGGTCACGAACTCTGGCGCAAGCGGATCGGCTTGGTGGGAATGGGCCGGATCGGTCAGGAAATGGCGCGCCGCGCCCATGGATTCGACATGGAGATTCACGGCTTCGGCAACTTCTGGCCGGAAGATGTCGCGGCCCGGTATGGCGTCATCCGGCATGATTCGGTCGAGTCGCTCTTCGCCGCCGTGGATATCATCAGCCCCCACACCAAGCTGACCAAGGATACCCACCATCTGATCAACCGGGAGCGCTTGGCCCTCATGCCGAAAGGCTCCTACGTGGTAAACACCGGCCGCGGCGAACTCGCCGATTCCGCCGCGATTCTTGAAGCGCTGGAGTCAGGCCAACTCGAAGGCTACGGCACCGACGTGATGGAGGAAGAACCGCCGCCGCCGGATCACCCCCTGCTGTCTCACCCGAAGGTGATCGTGACCGCGCACATCGGCTCGCGCACCTTTGAAAGCGTCCCGCGCCAGGCAAAGAAGTCTCTCGATAACCTGTTGAATTTCTTGTCCGGAAGCGGTCCGATTGCCTGCGCGAACGGAGTGATCCCCTCCGACGAATAA